Proteins from a genomic interval of Hydrogenophaga sp. PAMC20947:
- a CDS encoding uroporphyrinogen-III synthase yields the protein MSVVSEMTLPRLQRLMVTRPDADALLWTRSLMDRGWPALALPLIAIGPPRSPEVQRALSRARAQWLTWNALMFVSGAAVKHFFSTEVSAPAPGQLVETRFWAPGPGTARSLAQALASHGVEPARMDSPSADAPQFDSEALWPVVRGQLRPGSRVLVVRGSSDPLEGTAPRLQDTPAQAGQGRDWLMGQCEAAGATVDACVAYERCSPTWSPAELALAAAAAEPGSLWLFSSSEALQHLQQALPNADWSSSSALVTHPRIAQAARSAGFLDVQESRPSLDDVVRALKSHWSSP from the coding sequence ATGAGCGTCGTTTCGGAGATGACCCTTCCTCGTTTGCAGCGGCTGATGGTCACGCGGCCTGACGCTGATGCGTTGCTCTGGACCCGTTCGCTGATGGACCGGGGTTGGCCTGCGCTGGCCTTGCCTCTGATCGCCATTGGGCCACCCCGCTCGCCGGAAGTTCAGCGTGCCCTCAGCCGTGCGCGAGCCCAATGGCTGACTTGGAATGCGCTGATGTTTGTCAGCGGCGCCGCCGTGAAGCATTTTTTCTCCACTGAGGTGTCCGCGCCCGCCCCGGGGCAACTGGTGGAAACCCGTTTCTGGGCGCCTGGCCCCGGCACGGCTCGTTCGTTGGCTCAGGCGCTGGCATCGCACGGCGTTGAGCCGGCGCGCATGGATTCCCCGTCGGCCGATGCGCCACAATTTGACTCCGAGGCCTTGTGGCCCGTGGTTCGAGGCCAGCTTCGACCTGGCAGCCGGGTGTTGGTCGTGCGAGGCTCCTCTGATCCGCTTGAAGGAACCGCGCCCCGGCTTCAGGACACACCGGCACAGGCGGGACAAGGCCGGGACTGGCTGATGGGGCAGTGTGAGGCCGCAGGCGCCACGGTGGATGCCTGTGTGGCGTACGAACGCTGTTCCCCGACATGGTCTCCCGCCGAGCTCGCGCTGGCCGCTGCCGCTGCTGAACCCGGCAGTCTCTGGCTGTTCAGCAGTTCCGAAGCTTTGCAGCACCTGCAACAGGCACTCCCGAATGCCGACTGGTCCTCGTCCAGCGCGCTGGTCACCCATCCCCGTATTGCACAAGCCGCCCGCTCAGCGGGCTTTCTGGATGTTCAAGAATCCCGCCCATCTTTGGATGATGTGGTGCGGGCTCTAAAATCCCACTGGAGCTCCCCATGA